A DNA window from Nycticebus coucang isolate mNycCou1 chromosome 1, mNycCou1.pri, whole genome shotgun sequence contains the following coding sequences:
- the PARM1 gene encoding prostate androgen-regulated mucin-like protein 1 isoform X1, whose translation MVCKTLLALCIFTAGWRVQGAPTPAPGPTSLMEKIAPSTTIWTSFPQNTAAATAAPTNGTHGDAVLSATASDPTSPLPKNVSVEPREEEPSSPAPSWKGPRIDPSPPGLQATSSGGHLTATPEERSSGPPEASVPATAPRVPAEPPTLTSSQAPASSLPSSPSASAPAVSSPSFTADHSPTETSAQPTGAPTTPESPTEEPTPGHAPTSHASVGPVFEERTPLTPVSSKAMCELIDMETTTTFPRVIMREVEHALSSGSIAAITVTVIAGVLLVFGVAAYLKIRHSAYGRLLDDHDYGSWGNYNNPLYDDS comes from the exons GATGGAGGGTGCAGGGCGCGCCCACACCAGCGCCCGGGCCCACTTCTCTAATGGAGAAAATTGCCCCCTCGACCACCATCTGGACTAGCTTTCCACAGAACACTGCTGCGGCCACTGCGGCCCCAACCAATGGGACTCACGGCGACGCAGTGCTCTCGGCCACAGCATCGGACCCCACGTCTCCACTGCCCAAGAACGTTTCCGTAGAGCCCAGAGAAGAGGAGCCCAGTAGCCCGGCTCCCAGCTGGAAGGGCCCCCGCATAGACCCCTCTCCTCCCGGGCTCCAGGCGACAAGCAGCGGGGGCCACTTAACGGCCACCCCCGAGGAGCGCAGCTCGGGCCCCCCTGAAGCCAGCGTGCCGGCCACAGCGCCCCGGGTCCCGGCTGAGCCGCCCACACTCACCTCCTCCCAAGCTCCGGCCTCATCACTGCCTTCATCCCCATCAGCCTCCGCACCGGCCGTCTCATCTCCCTCCTTCACCGCCGACCACAGCCCCACTGAGACCAGTGCCCAGCCCACCGGAGCGCCCACCACGCCAGAGTCCCCGACGGAGGAGCCCACCCCTGGCCACGCACCCACTTCTCATGCTTCCGTGGGGCCAGTGTTTGAGGAGAGGACACCCCTGACCCCTGTGTCCAGCAAAGCGATGTGCGAGCTGATAGACATGGAGACCACCACCACCTTCCCCAGAGTGATCATGAGGGAAGTGGAGCACGCGTTAAGTTCAG GCAGCATCGCGGCCATCACCGTGACGGTCATTGCAGGGGTGTTGCTGGTGTTTGGTGTCGCAGCCTACCTGAAGATCAG GCATTCCGCCTATGGAAGACTCCTGGATGACCACGACTACGGGTCCTGGGGAAACTACAACAACCCTCTGTATGATGACTCCTAA
- the PARM1 gene encoding prostate androgen-regulated mucin-like protein 1 isoform X2, which yields MEKIAPSTTIWTSFPQNTAAATAAPTNGTHGDAVLSATASDPTSPLPKNVSVEPREEEPSSPAPSWKGPRIDPSPPGLQATSSGGHLTATPEERSSGPPEASVPATAPRVPAEPPTLTSSQAPASSLPSSPSASAPAVSSPSFTADHSPTETSAQPTGAPTTPESPTEEPTPGHAPTSHASVGPVFEERTPLTPVSSKAMCELIDMETTTTFPRVIMREVEHALSSGSIAAITVTVIAGVLLVFGVAAYLKIRHSAYGRLLDDHDYGSWGNYNNPLYDDS from the exons ATGGAGAAAATTGCCCCCTCGACCACCATCTGGACTAGCTTTCCACAGAACACTGCTGCGGCCACTGCGGCCCCAACCAATGGGACTCACGGCGACGCAGTGCTCTCGGCCACAGCATCGGACCCCACGTCTCCACTGCCCAAGAACGTTTCCGTAGAGCCCAGAGAAGAGGAGCCCAGTAGCCCGGCTCCCAGCTGGAAGGGCCCCCGCATAGACCCCTCTCCTCCCGGGCTCCAGGCGACAAGCAGCGGGGGCCACTTAACGGCCACCCCCGAGGAGCGCAGCTCGGGCCCCCCTGAAGCCAGCGTGCCGGCCACAGCGCCCCGGGTCCCGGCTGAGCCGCCCACACTCACCTCCTCCCAAGCTCCGGCCTCATCACTGCCTTCATCCCCATCAGCCTCCGCACCGGCCGTCTCATCTCCCTCCTTCACCGCCGACCACAGCCCCACTGAGACCAGTGCCCAGCCCACCGGAGCGCCCACCACGCCAGAGTCCCCGACGGAGGAGCCCACCCCTGGCCACGCACCCACTTCTCATGCTTCCGTGGGGCCAGTGTTTGAGGAGAGGACACCCCTGACCCCTGTGTCCAGCAAAGCGATGTGCGAGCTGATAGACATGGAGACCACCACCACCTTCCCCAGAGTGATCATGAGGGAAGTGGAGCACGCGTTAAGTTCAG GCAGCATCGCGGCCATCACCGTGACGGTCATTGCAGGGGTGTTGCTGGTGTTTGGTGTCGCAGCCTACCTGAAGATCAG GCATTCCGCCTATGGAAGACTCCTGGATGACCACGACTACGGGTCCTGGGGAAACTACAACAACCCTCTGTATGATGACTCCTAA